The following proteins are co-located in the Opitutaceae bacterium genome:
- a CDS encoding HIT domain-containing protein, which produces MAKTLFQKIIDREIPAKIAHEDDKCIAIHDIAPQAPVHVLIIPKTPFPRIGEVPPENQSLLGHLLLTAAALARTLHLSKGYRIVINNGPDGGESVPHLHVHLLGGRSMSWPPG; this is translated from the coding sequence ATGGCAAAGACCCTCTTTCAGAAGATCATCGATCGTGAGATTCCCGCGAAAATTGCGCACGAGGACGACAAGTGCATCGCCATCCATGACATCGCACCGCAGGCGCCCGTGCATGTCCTGATCATTCCCAAAACCCCTTTCCCCAGAATCGGCGAGGTCCCTCCGGAAAATCAGTCCCTCCTTGGGCACCTCCTGCTGACCGCCGCCGCGCTCGCAAGAACTCTCCATCTCTCCAAGGGCTACCGCATCGTCATCAACAACGGTCCGGATGGAGGAGAAAGCGTGCCCCACCTGCATGTCCATCTGCTTGGGGGTCGTTCGATGAGCTGGCCTCCGGGTTGA
- the ligA gene encoding NAD-dependent DNA ligase LigA → MTSKEAQKRMIDLRAEVSRHDALYYREARSEISDFEYDRLKRELADLERAHPKETAALGAESPTHRIGDDRAEGFQRVRHLTPMTTLENTYDELELREFDLRLQRLLGKSDLAFTVEPKVDGASISLTFEKGRFTRAVTRGDGEEGDDVTANVSRIASLPRVLTPGSADAAIPELVEIRGEIFLRFEEFNRINQLQEEAGGERYANPRNLASGTLKLLDPTIVAQRSLELVVYGLGACEPPALKTQSALHSALRAWGLPGLDTVVRVTGIDAVWKAIQNLDTARSSLPFATDGAVVKLDEFSQQREAGYRGEGERARKLSPRWACAFKFAPEQAETRLREITIQVGRTGVLTPVAELDPVLLAGSTVSRATLHNRDEIARKDIRIGDFVLVEKAGEIIPAVIGVNLERRTPECLPYQFPSLCPACNTPVVQWEGEVAWRCPNESCPVQVRRRVQHFASKACVDIDGLGEAMVDTLVEKGWVSRISDLYRLRRDDLLSLGKSVARSTDKLLAAIEKSKTAELWRFVHGLGIPYVGAASAKDLAAHFGGLEALVESRHADFLGEGKETVIPGIGETMALAILDFFNKPGNRALISDLVSAGIHPTPPAAKASVGTALEGKTIVLTGTLPTLTREEATARIEAAGGKVSGSVSRKTSYVLAGEEAGSKLEKAKSLGIPILSEAEFRSLLGE, encoded by the coding sequence ATGACATCCAAGGAAGCCCAGAAGCGCATGATTGACCTGCGGGCGGAAGTGTCGCGTCACGACGCGCTCTACTATCGCGAGGCGCGCAGTGAGATCTCCGACTTTGAATATGACCGTCTGAAGCGCGAACTCGCCGATCTCGAGCGCGCCCACCCGAAGGAGACCGCCGCCCTGGGAGCCGAATCTCCGACCCATCGAATCGGAGACGATCGAGCCGAGGGTTTCCAGCGGGTGCGGCACCTGACGCCGATGACAACGCTCGAGAACACCTACGACGAACTCGAACTGCGGGAGTTCGATCTGCGTCTGCAGCGGCTCCTCGGAAAGTCCGATCTGGCCTTCACCGTCGAACCCAAGGTCGATGGCGCATCCATCAGCCTCACCTTTGAAAAGGGAAGATTCACGCGGGCCGTCACGCGCGGGGATGGCGAGGAAGGCGATGACGTCACCGCCAATGTCAGCCGGATCGCCTCCCTGCCGAGGGTGCTGACGCCTGGCAGCGCTGATGCGGCGATACCGGAGCTCGTTGAGATTAGAGGAGAAATTTTCCTGCGGTTTGAGGAGTTCAATCGAATCAACCAACTGCAGGAGGAAGCTGGTGGAGAGCGCTATGCGAATCCCCGCAATCTTGCGTCTGGCACGCTCAAGCTGCTCGATCCGACGATCGTCGCGCAGAGGAGCCTTGAACTCGTGGTCTATGGGCTCGGCGCGTGCGAACCACCCGCGCTGAAGACACAGTCAGCCTTGCATTCCGCGCTCAGGGCGTGGGGGTTGCCCGGCCTGGATACGGTGGTGCGCGTGACCGGCATCGATGCAGTGTGGAAGGCGATCCAGAATTTGGATACGGCTCGCTCATCGCTCCCCTTTGCGACGGATGGCGCGGTGGTGAAACTCGATGAATTCAGCCAGCAGCGCGAGGCGGGCTATCGGGGGGAGGGGGAGCGGGCCCGCAAGCTTTCGCCACGCTGGGCGTGCGCCTTCAAGTTTGCCCCCGAGCAGGCGGAGACGCGCCTGCGCGAAATCACGATCCAGGTTGGTCGCACCGGCGTGCTCACTCCCGTCGCTGAACTCGACCCCGTACTGCTTGCAGGCTCCACCGTCTCACGAGCGACGCTGCACAATCGCGATGAGATTGCCAGAAAGGACATCCGCATCGGCGACTTCGTGCTCGTTGAAAAGGCGGGTGAAATCATTCCCGCCGTGATCGGAGTGAACCTCGAGCGTCGCACACCCGAGTGTCTGCCGTACCAGTTCCCCAGCCTGTGCCCGGCCTGCAATACGCCTGTCGTGCAATGGGAGGGGGAGGTGGCCTGGCGCTGCCCAAATGAATCCTGTCCGGTGCAGGTCAGGCGACGCGTGCAGCACTTCGCATCGAAGGCGTGCGTCGACATCGACGGGCTTGGAGAGGCGATGGTGGACACGCTTGTGGAGAAAGGATGGGTGAGCCGGATTTCGGATCTGTACCGGCTCCGTCGCGACGATCTGCTGAGCCTCGGCAAGAGCGTGGCCAGGTCGACGGACAAGCTTCTGGCTGCGATCGAGAAGAGCAAGACCGCCGAGCTCTGGCGGTTCGTGCATGGGCTCGGGATTCCGTATGTCGGCGCCGCATCGGCCAAGGATCTCGCCGCGCACTTCGGAGGCCTCGAGGCACTCGTCGAATCGAGACACGCTGATTTTCTCGGCGAAGGAAAGGAGACGGTCATCCCGGGGATCGGCGAAACCATGGCGCTGGCCATTCTTGATTTTTTCAACAAGCCGGGGAATCGCGCCTTGATTTCAGATCTGGTGTCGGCGGGCATTCATCCGACGCCGCCGGCCGCCAAAGCCTCCGTGGGTACCGCGCTGGAGGGAAAAACCATCGTGCTCACAGGCACGCTTCCCACGCTCACGCGCGAGGAGGCGACTGCGCGGATTGAGGCCGCCGGTGGAAAAGTCAGCGGCAGCGTGAGCAGGAAAACCAGCTACGTTCTCGCGGGAGAGGAAGCCGGTTCCAAGTTGGAAAAGGCGAAATCGCTGGGCATCCCGATTCTTTCCGAAGCCGAGTTCCGGTCGCTGCTTGGTGAATAG